One part of the Lapillicoccus jejuensis genome encodes these proteins:
- a CDS encoding DHA2 family efflux MFS transporter permease subunit — translation MAAHPTPTTAEPVSPARVRSILSILVAATFVVILNETIMVNAIPRLMAHFAVSARDAQWLSTAFMLSMAVVIPVTGWFLQRVRTRTVFTLAMGLFLAGTALATAAWAFPVLLLARVVQASGTAVMLPLLMTTLMTIVAPQHRGKVMGNVTLAMAVAPALGPAVSGLILQLGSWRLVFAVTLPVAAAMLVVGLRLLVDVGEPRVSRIDALSVAQTALGFGAFVYGLSQLGADGSDAGVVPPGVAVAVGLVALGLFGWRQVSLQRRGGPLLDLRTLRYRAFTVPLVVMCVSFMAMMGAMITLPLYLQNVHGYGVLQTGLMMMPGGVAMGVLGPAVGSLFDRYGARPLVVPGSVALLVALIGLSRVDAQTPAWWVVGLHVVMSLGLAFLFTPLFTVGLSALPSSLYSHGSAVLGTLQQVAAAIGTAVVVTVLSARSASLAAAGASPVDALGGGVQWGFAVGAAVSVLVVALAVVVPARPLGGAHGGGPAEPAAPVEPVALQDAPA, via the coding sequence GTGGCCGCCCACCCGACCCCGACGACCGCCGAGCCGGTGAGCCCCGCCCGGGTGCGCTCGATCCTCAGCATCCTCGTCGCCGCGACCTTCGTCGTCATCCTCAACGAGACGATCATGGTCAACGCGATCCCGCGGCTGATGGCGCACTTCGCCGTCTCGGCGCGCGACGCCCAGTGGCTCTCGACAGCGTTCATGCTCTCGATGGCCGTCGTCATCCCGGTGACGGGGTGGTTCCTGCAGCGGGTCCGCACCCGGACGGTGTTCACGCTCGCCATGGGGCTGTTCCTCGCCGGCACGGCGCTCGCGACCGCGGCGTGGGCCTTCCCCGTCCTCCTGCTCGCCCGTGTCGTCCAGGCGAGCGGCACCGCGGTCATGCTGCCGCTGCTCATGACGACCCTCATGACGATCGTCGCGCCGCAGCACCGCGGCAAGGTCATGGGCAACGTCACGCTGGCCATGGCCGTCGCGCCGGCGCTCGGCCCGGCCGTGTCCGGGCTCATCCTCCAGCTCGGCTCGTGGCGCCTCGTCTTCGCCGTCACCCTGCCCGTCGCGGCCGCCATGCTCGTCGTCGGCCTGCGGCTGCTCGTCGACGTGGGGGAGCCCCGGGTCAGCCGCATCGACGCGCTCTCGGTCGCGCAGACCGCGCTGGGGTTCGGCGCCTTCGTCTACGGCCTGAGCCAGCTCGGGGCCGACGGCTCCGACGCCGGGGTGGTGCCGCCGGGGGTCGCCGTCGCGGTCGGTCTCGTCGCCCTCGGCCTCTTCGGGTGGCGGCAGGTGTCGTTGCAGCGACGCGGCGGCCCGCTGCTCGACCTGCGCACGCTGCGCTACCGCGCCTTCACCGTCCCGCTCGTCGTCATGTGCGTCTCGTTCATGGCCATGATGGGCGCGATGATCACCCTGCCGCTCTACCTGCAGAACGTGCACGGGTACGGCGTCCTGCAGACCGGGCTGATGATGATGCCGGGCGGCGTGGCGATGGGCGTCCTCGGCCCGGCGGTCGGGTCGCTCTTCGACCGGTACGGCGCGCGCCCCCTCGTCGTCCCGGGGTCGGTGGCGCTGCTGGTGGCCCTGATCGGGCTCTCCCGGGTCGACGCCCAGACCCCCGCCTGGTGGGTCGTGGGGCTGCACGTCGTCATGAGCCTCGGGCTGGCCTTCCTCTTCACCCCGCTCTTCACCGTGGGCCTGTCCGCGCTGCCCTCGTCGCTGTACTCCCACGGCAGTGCCGTCCTCGGCACGCTGCAGCAGGTCGCCGCGGCCATCGGCACCGCCGTCGTCGTCACCGTGCTGTCGGCGCGGTCGGCGAGCCTGGCCGCCGCCGGCGCGTCGCCGGTCGACGCGCTCGGCGGCGGCGTCCAGTGGGGCTTCGCGGTCGGGGCGGCGGTCAGCGTCCTCGTCGTCGCGCTCGCCGTCGTCGTGCCGGCGCGGCCGCTCGGCGGAGCGCACGGTGGCGGCCCGGCGGAGCCCGCCGCGCCGGTCGAGCCCGTGGCGCTGCAGGACGCTCCCGCCTGA
- the gcvT gene encoding glycine cleavage system aminomethyltransferase GcvT: protein MAEPAALLRSPLHDRHVALGAKLADFGGWEMPIEYPGGGVVREHTAVREGVGVFDVSHLGKARVTGPGAVDVVNTFFTNDLRRIGPGRAQYTLCCDETGGVVDDLIAYVRSEEDVFLIPNAANTAEVVRRVAAALPDGLQVEDLHRSYGVLAVQGPRSEEVLAALGLPTTHDYMSFAEVDWQGAPLIVCRTGYTGEKGYELLPAWDGAAALWDALLQAAAPYGGLPCGLGARDTLRTEMGYPLHGQDFSLDITPVQARAGWAVGWKKEAFWGRDALVAEKAAGPRRVSWGLVVEGRGIPRAHCPVVVDGVPAGEVTSGTFSPTRRQGIALALLPPTVAEGDRVVVDVRGREVPAVVTKPPFVQVQTRTS, encoded by the coding sequence ATGGCCGAGCCCGCCGCGCTGCTGCGTTCCCCCCTGCACGACCGCCACGTCGCCCTCGGGGCGAAGCTGGCCGACTTCGGCGGCTGGGAGATGCCGATCGAGTACCCCGGCGGCGGGGTCGTGCGCGAGCACACCGCCGTCCGCGAGGGCGTCGGCGTCTTCGACGTCAGCCACCTCGGCAAGGCGCGGGTCACGGGGCCCGGCGCCGTCGACGTCGTCAACACGTTCTTCACCAACGACCTGCGCCGGATCGGGCCGGGCCGGGCGCAGTACACGCTGTGCTGCGACGAGACCGGCGGCGTCGTCGACGACCTCATCGCCTACGTGCGCAGCGAGGAGGACGTCTTCCTCATCCCCAACGCCGCCAACACCGCCGAGGTCGTGCGCCGCGTCGCCGCCGCGCTGCCCGACGGTCTGCAGGTGGAGGACCTGCACCGCTCGTACGGCGTCCTCGCCGTCCAGGGGCCGCGCAGCGAGGAGGTCCTCGCGGCGCTCGGTCTGCCGACGACGCACGACTACATGTCCTTCGCCGAGGTCGACTGGCAGGGCGCGCCGCTCATCGTCTGCCGCACCGGCTACACGGGCGAGAAGGGCTACGAGCTCCTCCCGGCGTGGGACGGCGCGGCGGCGCTGTGGGACGCGCTGCTGCAGGCCGCGGCGCCGTACGGCGGTCTGCCGTGCGGGCTCGGGGCGCGGGACACCCTGCGCACCGAGATGGGCTACCCGCTGCACGGCCAGGACTTCTCGCTCGACATCACGCCTGTGCAGGCGCGCGCGGGCTGGGCCGTGGGGTGGAAGAAGGAGGCCTTCTGGGGCCGCGACGCGCTCGTCGCCGAGAAGGCGGCCGGACCGCGGCGGGTGTCGTGGGGGCTCGTCGTCGAGGGCCGCGGGATCCCGCGCGCCCACTGCCCCGTCGTCGTCGACGGGGTCCCCGCGGGCGAGGTGACGTCGGGGACGTTCTCGCCGACGCGTCGCCAGGGCATCGCGCTCGCGCTGCTGCCGCCGACCGTCGCCGAGGGCGACCGGGTCGTCGTCGACGTGCGCGGCCGCGAGGTCCCCGCCGTCGTGACGAAGCCGCCGTTCGTCCAGGTGCAGACCCGCACCTCGTGA
- a CDS encoding leucyl aminopeptidase, whose translation MPATRTTRSSRPSRRRTPAPALPTSPSVPVTAGERAPATAKADALLVPLRPGPDGPTPYGALPLPDEVVAHLRTAAVALGATGRAEELTRVPAVPGVTAPVVVLVGLGERPSPETVRRAVGAAVRPLSGKDAVAVLAPTPDLAGAAAEGALLGAYTVPRLTSGSAPQPVKEVALLTAGARSTVVRAVVARAEALAEGVRWCRDLVNTPPNLLYPRTFAETVAERFAGTGVEVEVLDDEALRAGGFGGIVGVGQGSSRPPRIVRLRHAPAAGRGRRKADGDRVALVGKGITFDSGGLSIKPRTSMPDMKSDMSGAAAVAGTVLAAARLDLPVAVTGYLALAENMPGGNAQRASDVVTMRGGTTVEVIDPDAEGRMVLADAMVLAGEHGADLMVDVATLTGVQASALERIGAVMANDAAFRERVLAAADAAGEEMWPMPLPDHLRPSLDSPVADLKHKGGNLGGMLTAGLFLQEFVPGRGDGEPGIPWAHLDIAGPAFGPGAWGCTPEGGTGYAVRTLLALLEDVAAR comes from the coding sequence ATGCCCGCGACCCGGACCACCCGCTCGTCCCGTCCGTCCCGCCGCCGCACCCCGGCGCCCGCGCTGCCGACCTCACCGTCGGTCCCGGTCACCGCCGGCGAGAGGGCGCCCGCCACCGCGAAGGCCGACGCCCTCCTCGTGCCGCTGCGCCCGGGACCCGACGGACCGACGCCGTACGGCGCCCTGCCCCTGCCGGACGAGGTGGTCGCCCACCTGCGCACCGCGGCGGTCGCGCTCGGCGCCACCGGCCGCGCCGAGGAGCTGACCCGGGTGCCCGCCGTCCCCGGCGTCACCGCCCCGGTCGTGGTCCTCGTCGGCCTCGGCGAGCGCCCCTCGCCCGAGACGGTCCGGCGCGCGGTCGGCGCGGCCGTCCGCCCGCTGTCCGGCAAGGACGCCGTCGCGGTCCTCGCCCCGACACCGGACCTGGCCGGCGCCGCCGCCGAGGGCGCCCTGCTCGGCGCCTACACCGTGCCGCGGCTGACGAGCGGCTCCGCGCCGCAGCCGGTCAAGGAGGTCGCGCTGCTGACCGCCGGCGCCCGCAGCACCGTCGTGCGGGCCGTGGTCGCCCGCGCCGAGGCGCTCGCCGAGGGGGTGCGCTGGTGCCGCGACCTGGTCAACACCCCACCGAACCTGCTCTACCCGCGGACCTTCGCCGAGACCGTGGCCGAGCGGTTCGCCGGCACCGGCGTCGAGGTCGAGGTGCTCGACGACGAGGCCCTGCGCGCCGGGGGGTTCGGCGGCATCGTCGGCGTCGGCCAGGGCTCGTCCCGGCCGCCGCGGATCGTCCGGCTCCGCCACGCCCCGGCCGCCGGCCGCGGCCGGAGGAAGGCCGACGGGGACCGGGTGGCGCTGGTGGGCAAGGGGATCACGTTCGACTCCGGTGGCCTGTCGATCAAGCCGCGCACCTCGATGCCGGACATGAAGAGCGACATGTCGGGGGCGGCCGCCGTCGCCGGCACGGTCCTGGCCGCCGCCCGGCTCGACCTGCCGGTCGCCGTCACCGGCTACCTCGCGCTCGCCGAGAACATGCCCGGCGGCAACGCCCAGCGGGCCTCCGACGTCGTGACGATGCGCGGCGGCACGACGGTCGAGGTCATCGATCCCGACGCCGAGGGCCGGATGGTCCTCGCCGACGCGATGGTCCTCGCCGGCGAGCACGGCGCCGACCTCATGGTCGACGTCGCGACGCTGACCGGCGTGCAGGCCTCGGCCCTGGAGCGGATCGGTGCGGTCATGGCCAACGACGCCGCCTTCCGCGAGCGGGTGCTCGCCGCCGCGGACGCCGCCGGCGAGGAGATGTGGCCGATGCCGCTGCCCGACCACCTGCGCCCCTCGCTCGACTCCCCCGTCGCCGACCTCAAGCACAAGGGCGGCAACCTCGGCGGCATGCTCACCGCCGGCCTGTTCCTCCAGGAGTTCGTCCCCGGTCGCGGCGACGGCGAGCCCGGCATCCCGTGGGCGCACCTCGACATCGCCGGACCGGCCTTCGGCCCGGGCGCCTGGGGCTGCACCCCCGAGGGCGGGACGGGGTACGCCGTCCGCACCCTCCTCGCGCTGCTGGAGGACGTCGCCGCCCGCTGA
- a CDS encoding response regulator transcription factor has product MDELARPARGATRVLVVDDHRMMADAIALAVAGQPDLECVGIAVDLASALDEVERSAPDVVVMDLRLGRDDGLEATTRVLAQRPGLRVVVLTAYVNAGLLLRVADAGGVALLPKDGVLDDLLTAIRTAGPGRFFAPAELLRTMARAASDVEDTRRMLTPRELDVLALLARGYDATTAARALGISVQTCRSYIKSILAKLQTHTQLEAVVAALRLGLVHLDA; this is encoded by the coding sequence GTGGACGAGCTCGCGCGACCGGCGCGCGGCGCGACCAGGGTGCTCGTCGTCGACGACCACCGGATGATGGCCGACGCCATCGCCCTCGCGGTGGCCGGGCAGCCCGACCTCGAGTGCGTCGGGATCGCCGTCGACCTGGCGTCGGCCCTCGACGAGGTCGAGCGGTCGGCGCCCGACGTCGTCGTCATGGACCTGCGGCTCGGGCGCGACGACGGCCTCGAGGCCACCACCCGGGTGCTGGCCCAGCGGCCCGGGCTGCGCGTCGTCGTCCTCACCGCCTACGTCAACGCGGGCCTGCTGCTGCGGGTCGCCGACGCCGGCGGGGTGGCGCTGCTGCCGAAGGACGGCGTGCTCGACGACCTCCTCACCGCCATCCGCACCGCCGGCCCGGGACGCTTCTTCGCCCCCGCCGAGCTGCTGCGCACGATGGCGCGCGCCGCCTCCGACGTCGAGGACACCCGGCGGATGCTCACCCCGCGCGAGCTGGACGTCCTCGCCCTGCTCGCCCGGGGGTACGACGCCACGACCGCCGCCCGGGCGCTCGGCATCTCGGTCCAGACGTGCCGCAGCTACATCAAGAGCATCCTCGCCAAGCTGCAGACGCACACCCAGCTCGAGGCCGTCGTCGCGGCGCTCCGGCTGGGGCTGGTCCACCTCGACGCCTGA
- a CDS encoding DUF5302 domain-containing protein, translated as MAEKPKAAKKAKAGPSEEMKAKFRAALDAKKAHGGKDVSDGGESGAIHDSHGPAKGQQMFRRKSGG; from the coding sequence ATGGCCGAGAAGCCGAAGGCAGCGAAGAAGGCCAAGGCGGGCCCGTCGGAGGAGATGAAGGCGAAGTTCCGCGCCGCCCTAGACGCCAAGAAGGCGCACGGCGGCAAGGACGTCTCCGACGGCGGTGAGTCGGGGGCCATCCACGACTCGCACGGGCCGGCCAAGGGCCAGCAGATGTTCCGCCGCAAGTCCGGCGGCTGA
- the lpdA gene encoding dihydrolipoyl dehydrogenase, with amino-acid sequence MPADEQTPYDVVVLGGGSGGYACALRAVQLGLSVALVEQDLLGGTCLHRGCIPTKAMLHAAEVADATRESERFGVRASLEGIDMAGVNSYKDGVVARLHKGLQGLVRAGGVEYVQGRGRLVAPDTVQVGDRRVVGRHVVLATGSYARTLPGLEIGGPVMTSEEALRLDHVPGRVVVLGGGVIGVEFASVMRSFGSEVTVVEALPRLVAAEDEACSKQLERAFRKRGITVRTGARFASATPSGDGVTVALEDGTTLEADLLLVAVGRGPATADQGYEEVGVALDRGFVTTDERLRTNVPGVFAVGDIVPGLQLAHRGFAQGIFVAEEIAGLSPAVIDEEGIPRVTYCDPEVASVGLTEAAARERYGDVQAVEYNLGGNGKSQILGTQGFVKLVRRTDGPVVGVHLVGARMGEQIGEAQLVVNWEAFPEDVAALVHAHPTQNEALGEAHLALAGKPLHGHA; translated from the coding sequence ATGCCCGCTGATGAGCAGACCCCGTACGACGTCGTCGTCCTCGGAGGGGGCAGCGGCGGCTACGCCTGCGCGCTGCGCGCGGTGCAGCTCGGCCTCAGCGTCGCGCTGGTCGAGCAGGACCTGCTCGGCGGCACGTGCCTGCACCGCGGCTGCATCCCGACCAAGGCGATGCTGCACGCCGCCGAGGTCGCCGACGCCACCCGCGAGAGCGAGCGCTTCGGGGTCCGCGCGAGCCTCGAGGGCATCGACATGGCCGGCGTCAACTCCTACAAGGACGGCGTCGTCGCCCGGCTGCACAAGGGTCTGCAGGGGCTGGTCAGGGCCGGCGGGGTCGAGTACGTCCAGGGGCGCGGCCGGCTCGTCGCGCCGGACACCGTGCAGGTCGGGGACCGCCGCGTCGTCGGCCGGCACGTCGTCCTCGCGACCGGCTCGTACGCCCGCACGCTGCCCGGGCTCGAGATCGGCGGACCGGTGATGACGAGCGAGGAGGCCCTGCGCCTCGACCACGTCCCGGGCCGGGTCGTCGTCCTCGGCGGCGGGGTCATCGGGGTCGAGTTCGCCTCCGTGATGCGCTCGTTCGGCTCCGAGGTCACGGTCGTCGAGGCGCTGCCGCGGCTGGTCGCCGCCGAGGACGAGGCGTGCAGCAAGCAGCTGGAGCGCGCCTTCCGCAAGCGCGGCATCACCGTGCGCACCGGCGCGCGGTTCGCGTCGGCGACGCCGTCGGGTGACGGCGTCACCGTCGCGCTCGAGGACGGCACGACCCTCGAGGCCGACCTCCTGCTGGTCGCCGTCGGCCGCGGCCCGGCGACCGCCGACCAGGGCTACGAGGAGGTCGGCGTCGCCCTGGACCGCGGCTTCGTCACGACCGACGAGCGGCTGCGCACGAACGTCCCCGGCGTCTTCGCCGTCGGCGACATCGTCCCGGGCCTGCAGCTGGCGCACCGCGGCTTCGCCCAGGGCATCTTCGTCGCCGAGGAGATCGCCGGGCTCTCCCCCGCCGTCATCGACGAGGAGGGCATCCCCCGGGTCACCTACTGCGACCCCGAGGTCGCCTCGGTCGGCCTCACCGAGGCCGCGGCCCGCGAGCGGTACGGCGACGTGCAGGCGGTCGAGTACAACCTCGGGGGCAACGGCAAGTCGCAGATCCTCGGGACGCAGGGCTTCGTCAAGCTCGTCCGGCGGACCGACGGGCCGGTCGTGGGGGTGCACCTGGTCGGGGCCCGGATGGGCGAGCAGATCGGCGAGGCGCAGCTCGTCGTGAACTGGGAGGCGTTCCCCGAGGACGTGGCCGCCCTCGTGCACGCCCACCCCACCCAGAACGAGGCGCTCGGCGAGGCGCACCTCGCCCTCGCCGGCAAGCCGCTGCACGGGCACGCCTGA
- the sucB gene encoding 2-oxoglutarate dehydrogenase, E2 component, dihydrolipoamide succinyltransferase: protein MSERVTMPALGESVTEGTVTRWLKNVGDEVAVDEPLLEVSTDKVDTEIPSPVAGTLQEILAQEDDTVPVGADLAVIGDGPAGDGAGSGGDAQPEPAQDQQQDQQQDQQQDEEPPLATATPSTDQPIDEQTSEPEASGSGGSGGSGSSGGSGGGQTVVMPALGESVTEGTVTRWLKSEGDQVEVDEPLLEVSTDKVDTEIPSPFAGTLSKILVAEDDTVPVGGELAVIGGESGGAEQAPAQEAPKQEAPKQEAPKQEAPKQEAPKQEAPTQEAPKAEPPATGQAPESPAPQGSAGPESDASATAPQAPASTSSAPAAPAQGGSDDDGSPYVTPLVRKLAAQHGVDLSSLTGTGIGGRIRKQDVLEAAEKAKAPEPAPAAPTPAPAQSSPASPAPPAASAAASPAAGGSSSVGVSPKRGTTEKMSRLRKVIAQRMVESLQVSAQLTTVVEVDLTKIARIRARAKGEFEAREGVKLSYLPFLALAAIEALKVHPVVNASVEGDEIRYHAAEHLGVAVDTDKGLIVPVVKNAGDLNIAGIARAIADLAERTRTNKILPDELSGGTFTITNTGSRGALFDTPIINQPQVAILGTGALVKRPVVVTDADGGETIAIRSMMYLALSYDHRIVDGADAARFLETMKRRLEEGDFQAL from the coding sequence ATGTCCGAACGCGTGACCATGCCGGCCCTCGGTGAGTCCGTCACCGAGGGCACCGTCACCCGCTGGCTGAAGAACGTCGGCGACGAGGTCGCCGTCGACGAGCCGCTCCTCGAGGTCTCGACGGACAAGGTCGACACCGAGATCCCCTCGCCCGTGGCGGGCACGCTGCAGGAGATCCTCGCGCAGGAGGACGACACCGTCCCCGTCGGCGCGGACCTCGCGGTCATCGGCGACGGCCCCGCGGGCGACGGCGCGGGCTCGGGCGGGGACGCGCAGCCGGAGCCGGCGCAGGACCAGCAGCAGGACCAGCAGCAGGACCAGCAGCAGGACGAGGAGCCGCCGCTCGCGACGGCCACCCCGTCGACGGACCAGCCGATCGACGAGCAGACCTCCGAGCCGGAGGCGAGCGGGTCGGGTGGCTCCGGCGGCTCGGGCTCGTCCGGTGGCTCGGGCGGTGGGCAGACGGTCGTCATGCCGGCGCTCGGCGAGTCGGTCACCGAGGGCACGGTCACCCGCTGGCTGAAGTCCGAGGGCGACCAGGTCGAGGTCGACGAGCCGCTCCTCGAGGTCTCCACGGACAAGGTCGACACCGAGATCCCCTCGCCCTTCGCGGGCACGCTGAGCAAGATCCTCGTCGCCGAGGACGACACCGTGCCGGTCGGCGGCGAGCTGGCCGTCATCGGCGGCGAGTCGGGCGGCGCTGAGCAGGCCCCCGCACAGGAGGCCCCGAAGCAGGAGGCCCCGAAGCAGGAGGCCCCGAAGCAGGAGGCCCCGAAGCAGGAGGCCCCGAAGCAGGAGGCCCCCACGCAGGAGGCTCCGAAGGCGGAGCCGCCGGCGACCGGACAGGCCCCCGAGTCCCCCGCCCCCCAGGGCAGCGCCGGCCCGGAGAGCGACGCGTCCGCCACCGCCCCGCAGGCCCCCGCCTCGACCTCGAGCGCGCCCGCGGCCCCCGCCCAGGGCGGATCGGACGACGACGGGTCGCCGTACGTCACCCCGCTCGTGCGCAAGCTCGCGGCCCAGCACGGCGTGGACCTGTCCTCGCTGACCGGCACCGGCATCGGCGGACGGATCCGCAAGCAGGACGTGCTGGAGGCGGCAGAGAAGGCGAAGGCCCCCGAGCCGGCCCCCGCGGCACCGACCCCCGCTCCGGCGCAGTCGTCGCCCGCCTCCCCGGCCCCGCCGGCGGCGTCCGCGGCCGCCTCGCCCGCCGCGGGCGGGTCGAGCAGCGTCGGGGTCTCGCCGAAGCGCGGCACGACCGAGAAGATGTCGCGGCTGCGCAAGGTCATCGCCCAGCGGATGGTCGAGTCCCTGCAGGTCTCGGCCCAGCTGACGACCGTCGTCGAGGTCGACCTGACGAAGATCGCCCGCATCCGCGCCCGGGCCAAGGGCGAGTTCGAGGCCCGCGAGGGCGTCAAGCTCAGCTACCTGCCCTTCCTCGCGCTGGCGGCGATCGAGGCGCTCAAGGTGCACCCGGTCGTCAACGCGAGCGTCGAGGGCGACGAGATCCGCTACCACGCGGCCGAGCACCTCGGCGTGGCCGTCGACACCGACAAGGGCCTCATCGTCCCGGTGGTCAAGAACGCCGGCGACCTCAACATCGCGGGCATCGCCCGGGCCATCGCCGACCTGGCCGAGCGGACCCGCACCAACAAGATCCTCCCCGACGAGCTGTCCGGCGGGACGTTCACCATCACCAACACCGGCAGCCGCGGGGCGCTGTTCGACACCCCGATCATCAACCAGCCGCAGGTCGCCATCCTCGGCACCGGTGCGCTGGTCAAGCGGCCCGTCGTCGTCACCGACGCCGACGGTGGCGAGACGATCGCCATCCGCTCGATGATGTACCTGGCCCTCTCCTACGACCACCGGATCGTCGACGGCGCCGACGCCGCCCGCTTCCTCGAGACGATGAAGAGGCGGCTGGAGGAGGGCGACTTCCAGGCCCTCTGA
- a CDS encoding TIGR01777 family oxidoreductase, translated as MSGQRVVVTGASGLIGGALSASLRERGDDVVHLVRRPPRTTGEVQWDPDSRNLDPQVLDGVDAVVHLAGAGVGDKRWTPSYQQTILRSRVDSTTAVAGAVAAHGDRVRLVSGAAVGIYGSDRGDEVLTETSESGHGFLADVVRAWEAATAPAVEAGAAVATIRTGLVMGPESQAFAPLVKLGRFGLAGPLGSGRQWWPWITLTDEVRAIEHLIDHPEVTGPVNLVGPDPQRQGDVAKEIGRQLHRPAVLPAPTFALRLVLGGFADDVVGSQRALPEVLTGSGFEFRHATLTAAVADLLS; from the coding sequence ATGAGCGGACAGCGCGTCGTCGTGACCGGGGCCAGCGGCCTCATCGGCGGCGCGCTGTCCGCGTCCCTGCGCGAGCGCGGCGACGACGTCGTGCACCTCGTGCGGCGCCCGCCGCGCACCACCGGCGAGGTGCAGTGGGACCCCGACTCGCGGAACCTCGACCCGCAGGTCCTCGACGGGGTCGACGCGGTCGTCCACCTCGCCGGCGCCGGCGTCGGCGACAAGCGGTGGACGCCGTCGTACCAGCAGACCATCCTGCGCTCGCGGGTCGACTCGACCACGGCGGTGGCCGGCGCGGTCGCCGCGCACGGTGACCGGGTCCGGCTGGTCAGCGGGGCGGCGGTCGGCATCTACGGCAGCGACCGGGGCGACGAGGTCCTCACCGAGACCAGCGAGTCGGGTCACGGCTTCCTCGCCGACGTCGTGCGCGCGTGGGAGGCCGCGACGGCTCCAGCCGTCGAGGCGGGCGCGGCGGTCGCCACCATCCGCACAGGCCTCGTCATGGGCCCGGAGTCGCAGGCCTTCGCCCCCCTGGTGAAGCTCGGCCGGTTCGGCCTGGCCGGGCCGCTCGGCTCGGGTCGGCAGTGGTGGCCCTGGATCACGCTCACCGACGAGGTGCGGGCCATCGAGCACCTCATCGACCACCCCGAGGTCACCGGCCCGGTCAACCTCGTCGGACCCGACCCGCAGCGGCAGGGCGACGTCGCCAAGGAGATCGGCCGCCAGCTGCACCGCCCGGCCGTGCTGCCCGCCCCGACCTTCGCGCTGCGCCTCGTCCTCGGCGGGTTCGCCGACGACGTCGTCGGCAGCCAGCGCGCGCTGCCCGAGGTGCTCACCGGCTCCGGCTTCGAGTTCCGCCACGCCACGCTGACCGCCGCCGTCGCCGACCTGCTGTCCTGA